A stretch of Halichondria panicea chromosome 1, odHalPani1.1, whole genome shotgun sequence DNA encodes these proteins:
- the LOC135339045 gene encoding uncharacterized protein LOC135339045 isoform X1: protein MGYLLYCRTVKLHALMDKSLTSFTFLFMAGSFIIAVTAQFTVQPVSVERAEGLEAVFNCRYQVEGFTDNYFWYMNNVVVGPDTETVRTRPPSSPAGGLATLIILATPQHNNSVVYCSAVIINGTGITLADSSTASLVVRETVLTHFIVAPNTITVMWNALPLTEYCVDITRTTLDSTETVVLDSLCGFTNEYIYMYSDNSVCARFTVTPTDGEMRGTTSELCTGLFTRVEGGEQHRILETKRNKLVKFRATVPSCTKFTRYRVDSDLLTPSIDRSITDPFLFDGSLSFSLPTDKMTEYSVTLTDENGIDFVFENIPISTFDVQDLLVSECPGSGGICVSIVYVEGTLSPGALVCAIRIIDGVFDFANMKLVTIPRNSIENFTIPVPSGEYRVIAFDLESNHLPRMPVSMVALSQNEMTVNLIGEDITSPPPREGISATRLINQEVSVICSDSALNCIVLFQSTTILKRVLVGFINASSTSTVISLNATFGDGYVVVYSWNTSQSIFEGEVSLIIQLDLPTTTAPTTPPTSDPQTDPPPPDIESLPTSVIAAAAAIAGLVILLLLVVTTVGTVVVILRKRRQNEVEVPESDGRVDWSSTFAGIEQPNEAYASVLKLKKNIAYEQTKKPRGQRIDDSQASATTEGHYESIEPVHVYEDVLPQGKASHANYVNVN, encoded by the exons ATGGGTTACTTACTCTACTGTCGTACAGTAAAG CTTCATGCTCTGATGGACAAGAGTTTGACATCTTTCACTTTTCTTTTCATGGCAGGGTCATTCATCATAGCTGTAACAG CTCAGTTCACAGTACAGCCAGTGTCAGTGGAGAGAGCCGAGGGACTGGAGGCTGTGTTCAATTGTCGGTATCAAGTAGAGGGatttactgataattatttctGGTATATGAACAATGTCGTAGTGGGACCAGATACAGAAACTGTTAGAACACGTCCACCTTCATCCCCTGCTGGTGGACTAGCTACACTGATAATCTTGGCCACTCCACAGCACAACAACTCTGTTGTGTATTGTAGTGCTGTTATCATAAATGGCACTGGTATTACTTTAGCAGATTCATCCACAGCATCTCTAGTTGTTCGTG AGACGGTCCTCACTCACTTTATTGTTGCACCGAATACCATTACCGTGATGTGGAATGCTCTACCTCTCACTGAGTATTGTGTGGACATCACCAGGACAACTCTGGACTCAACTGAAACAGTGGTTCTTGATTCTCTGTGTGGATTCACTAATGagtacatctacatgtactctgATAACAGTGTGTGTGCCAGATTCACTGTGACTCCTACTGATGGAGAGATGAGGGGAACAACCAGTGAATTATGTACCGGGTTATTTACGAGAGTAGAAG GTGGAGAACAACATCGTATTCTTGAAACTAAAAGGAATAAATTAGTCAAATTTAGGGCAACT GTTCCAAGTTGTACAAAGTTCACTCGGTATCGTGTGGACTCTGACCTATTGACTCCCTCCATCGACCGTTCAATCACGGACCCTTTTCTGTTTGATGGCTCACTCAGTTTCTCCCTCCCCACTGACAAGATGACAGAATACAGTGTCACACTGACTGATGAGAATGGAATAGATTTCGTGTTTGAGAACATTCCAATCA GTACTTTTGACGTTCAAGACCTCCTAGTATCTGAATGTCCTGGTAGTGGTGGTATTTGTGTGAGCATTGTGTATGTTGAAGGTACTCTCTCTCCCGGAGCTCTCGTCTGTGCAATTCGTATCATTGATGGAGTGTTTGATTTTGCTAACATGAAACTGGTTACCATCCCTCGGAATTCTATTGAAAATTTCACCATTCCTGTTCCTAGTGGAGAATACCGAGTGATTGCTTTTGATCTGGAGAGCAACCATTTACCAAGAATGCCCGTCTCCATGGTAGCACTCAGTCAAAACGAGATGACAGTGAACTTGATTGGTGAAG ACATTACCAGTCCACCACCCAGAGAGGGCATTAGTGCAACCAGATTAATAAACCAAGAGGTTAGTGTAATCTGTTCTGACTCTGCCCTGAATTGTATAGTCTTGTTCCAATCTACCACCATCTTGAAAAGGGTACTAGTTGGTTTCATCAACGCTTCTTCGACGTCAACTGTCATCTCCTTAAATGCCACCTTTGGTGATGGCTATGTGGTGGTGTATTCTTGGAATACTTCACAGTCTATCTTTGAAGGAGAGGTATCTCTCATTATACAACTGGATCTACCCACCACCA CTGCTCCCACTACACCTCCAACGTCTGATCCACAAACAGACCCACCTCCTCCTGATATTGAGTCTCTGCCAACATCAGTTATCGCTG CAGCAGCAGCTATAGCTG GTTTGGTGATTCTGCTATTGCTTGTGGTCACCACTGTTGGAACTGTCGTTGTGATTTTAAGAAAACGGAGACAAAATGAAG TTGAGGTTCCAGAGTCAGATGGAAGAGTGGATTGGTCATCAACATTTGCAGGGATTGAACAGCCCAACGAAGCTTATGCGTCAGTACTCAAGCTCAAGAAGAACATTGCCTATGAGCAGACAAAGAAACCACGGGGACAAAGGATCGATGACTCACAAGCCTCGGCAACAACAGAGGGACATTATGAGAGTATTGAGCCAGTTCATGTGTATGAGGATGTGTTGCCTCAAGGAAAAGCAAGTCATGCAAATTATGTTAACGTTAACTGA
- the LOC135339045 gene encoding uncharacterized protein LOC135339045 isoform X2 has translation MGYLLYCRTVKLHALMDKSLTSFTFLFMAGSFIIAVTAQFTVQPVSVERAEGLEAVFNCRYQVEGFTDNYFWYMNNVVVGPDTETVRTRPPSSPAGGLATLIILATPQHNNSVVYCSAVIINGTGITLADSSTASLVVRETVLTHFIVAPNTITVMWNALPLTEYCVDITRTTLDSTETVVLDSLCGFTNEYIYMYSDNSVCARFTVTPTDGEMRGTTSELCTGLFTRVEGGEQHRILETKRNKLVKFRATVPSCTKFTRYRVDSDLLTPSIDRSITDPFLFDGSLSFSLPTDKMTEYSVTLTDENGIDFVFENIPISTFDVQDLLVSECPGSGGICVSIVYVEGTLSPGALVCAIRIIDGVFDFANMKLVTIPRNSIENFTIPVPSGEYRVIAFDLESNHLPRMPVSMVALSQNEMTVNLIGEDITSPPPREGISATRLINQEVSVICSDSALNCIVLFQSTTILKRVLVGFINASSTSTVISLNATFGDGYVVVYSWNTSQSIFEGEVSLIIQLDLPTTTAPTTPPTSDPQTDPPPPDIESLPTSVIAAAAIAGLVILLLLVVTTVGTVVVILRKRRQNEVEVPESDGRVDWSSTFAGIEQPNEAYASVLKLKKNIAYEQTKKPRGQRIDDSQASATTEGHYESIEPVHVYEDVLPQGKASHANYVNVN, from the exons ATGGGTTACTTACTCTACTGTCGTACAGTAAAG CTTCATGCTCTGATGGACAAGAGTTTGACATCTTTCACTTTTCTTTTCATGGCAGGGTCATTCATCATAGCTGTAACAG CTCAGTTCACAGTACAGCCAGTGTCAGTGGAGAGAGCCGAGGGACTGGAGGCTGTGTTCAATTGTCGGTATCAAGTAGAGGGatttactgataattatttctGGTATATGAACAATGTCGTAGTGGGACCAGATACAGAAACTGTTAGAACACGTCCACCTTCATCCCCTGCTGGTGGACTAGCTACACTGATAATCTTGGCCACTCCACAGCACAACAACTCTGTTGTGTATTGTAGTGCTGTTATCATAAATGGCACTGGTATTACTTTAGCAGATTCATCCACAGCATCTCTAGTTGTTCGTG AGACGGTCCTCACTCACTTTATTGTTGCACCGAATACCATTACCGTGATGTGGAATGCTCTACCTCTCACTGAGTATTGTGTGGACATCACCAGGACAACTCTGGACTCAACTGAAACAGTGGTTCTTGATTCTCTGTGTGGATTCACTAATGagtacatctacatgtactctgATAACAGTGTGTGTGCCAGATTCACTGTGACTCCTACTGATGGAGAGATGAGGGGAACAACCAGTGAATTATGTACCGGGTTATTTACGAGAGTAGAAG GTGGAGAACAACATCGTATTCTTGAAACTAAAAGGAATAAATTAGTCAAATTTAGGGCAACT GTTCCAAGTTGTACAAAGTTCACTCGGTATCGTGTGGACTCTGACCTATTGACTCCCTCCATCGACCGTTCAATCACGGACCCTTTTCTGTTTGATGGCTCACTCAGTTTCTCCCTCCCCACTGACAAGATGACAGAATACAGTGTCACACTGACTGATGAGAATGGAATAGATTTCGTGTTTGAGAACATTCCAATCA GTACTTTTGACGTTCAAGACCTCCTAGTATCTGAATGTCCTGGTAGTGGTGGTATTTGTGTGAGCATTGTGTATGTTGAAGGTACTCTCTCTCCCGGAGCTCTCGTCTGTGCAATTCGTATCATTGATGGAGTGTTTGATTTTGCTAACATGAAACTGGTTACCATCCCTCGGAATTCTATTGAAAATTTCACCATTCCTGTTCCTAGTGGAGAATACCGAGTGATTGCTTTTGATCTGGAGAGCAACCATTTACCAAGAATGCCCGTCTCCATGGTAGCACTCAGTCAAAACGAGATGACAGTGAACTTGATTGGTGAAG ACATTACCAGTCCACCACCCAGAGAGGGCATTAGTGCAACCAGATTAATAAACCAAGAGGTTAGTGTAATCTGTTCTGACTCTGCCCTGAATTGTATAGTCTTGTTCCAATCTACCACCATCTTGAAAAGGGTACTAGTTGGTTTCATCAACGCTTCTTCGACGTCAACTGTCATCTCCTTAAATGCCACCTTTGGTGATGGCTATGTGGTGGTGTATTCTTGGAATACTTCACAGTCTATCTTTGAAGGAGAGGTATCTCTCATTATACAACTGGATCTACCCACCACCA CTGCTCCCACTACACCTCCAACGTCTGATCCACAAACAGACCCACCTCCTCCTGATATTGAGTCTCTGCCAACATCAGTTATCGCTG CAGCAGCTATAGCTG GTTTGGTGATTCTGCTATTGCTTGTGGTCACCACTGTTGGAACTGTCGTTGTGATTTTAAGAAAACGGAGACAAAATGAAG TTGAGGTTCCAGAGTCAGATGGAAGAGTGGATTGGTCATCAACATTTGCAGGGATTGAACAGCCCAACGAAGCTTATGCGTCAGTACTCAAGCTCAAGAAGAACATTGCCTATGAGCAGACAAAGAAACCACGGGGACAAAGGATCGATGACTCACAAGCCTCGGCAACAACAGAGGGACATTATGAGAGTATTGAGCCAGTTCATGTGTATGAGGATGTGTTGCCTCAAGGAAAAGCAAGTCATGCAAATTATGTTAACGTTAACTGA
- the LOC135339045 gene encoding uncharacterized protein LOC135339045 isoform X3, whose protein sequence is MGYLLYCRTVKLHALMDKSLTSFTFLFMAGSFIIAVTAQFTVQPVSVERAEGLEAVFNCRYQVEGFTDNYFWYMNNVVVGPDTETVRTRPPSSPAGGLATLIILATPQHNNSVVYCSAVIINGTGITLADSSTASLVVRETVLTHFIVAPNTITVMWNALPLTEYCVDITRTTLDSTETVVLDSLCGFTNEYIYMYSDNSVCARFTVTPTDGEMRGTTSELCTGLFTRVEGGEQHRILETKRNKLVKFRATVPSCTKFTRYRVDSDLLTPSIDRSITDPFLFDGSLSFSLPTDKMTEYSVTLTDENGIDFVFENIPISTFDVQDLLVSECPGSGGICVSIVYVEGTLSPGALVCAIRIIDGVFDFANMKLVTIPRNSIENFTIPVPSGEYRVIAFDLESNHLPRMPVSMVALSQNEMTVNLIGEDITSPPPREGISATRLINQEVSVICSDSALNCIVLFQSTTILKRVLVGFINASSTSTVISLNATFGDGYVVVYSWNTSQSIFEGEVSLIIQLDLPTTTAPTTPPTSDPQTDPPPPDIESLPTSVIAAAIAGLVILLLLVVTTVGTVVVILRKRRQNEVEVPESDGRVDWSSTFAGIEQPNEAYASVLKLKKNIAYEQTKKPRGQRIDDSQASATTEGHYESIEPVHVYEDVLPQGKASHANYVNVN, encoded by the exons ATGGGTTACTTACTCTACTGTCGTACAGTAAAG CTTCATGCTCTGATGGACAAGAGTTTGACATCTTTCACTTTTCTTTTCATGGCAGGGTCATTCATCATAGCTGTAACAG CTCAGTTCACAGTACAGCCAGTGTCAGTGGAGAGAGCCGAGGGACTGGAGGCTGTGTTCAATTGTCGGTATCAAGTAGAGGGatttactgataattatttctGGTATATGAACAATGTCGTAGTGGGACCAGATACAGAAACTGTTAGAACACGTCCACCTTCATCCCCTGCTGGTGGACTAGCTACACTGATAATCTTGGCCACTCCACAGCACAACAACTCTGTTGTGTATTGTAGTGCTGTTATCATAAATGGCACTGGTATTACTTTAGCAGATTCATCCACAGCATCTCTAGTTGTTCGTG AGACGGTCCTCACTCACTTTATTGTTGCACCGAATACCATTACCGTGATGTGGAATGCTCTACCTCTCACTGAGTATTGTGTGGACATCACCAGGACAACTCTGGACTCAACTGAAACAGTGGTTCTTGATTCTCTGTGTGGATTCACTAATGagtacatctacatgtactctgATAACAGTGTGTGTGCCAGATTCACTGTGACTCCTACTGATGGAGAGATGAGGGGAACAACCAGTGAATTATGTACCGGGTTATTTACGAGAGTAGAAG GTGGAGAACAACATCGTATTCTTGAAACTAAAAGGAATAAATTAGTCAAATTTAGGGCAACT GTTCCAAGTTGTACAAAGTTCACTCGGTATCGTGTGGACTCTGACCTATTGACTCCCTCCATCGACCGTTCAATCACGGACCCTTTTCTGTTTGATGGCTCACTCAGTTTCTCCCTCCCCACTGACAAGATGACAGAATACAGTGTCACACTGACTGATGAGAATGGAATAGATTTCGTGTTTGAGAACATTCCAATCA GTACTTTTGACGTTCAAGACCTCCTAGTATCTGAATGTCCTGGTAGTGGTGGTATTTGTGTGAGCATTGTGTATGTTGAAGGTACTCTCTCTCCCGGAGCTCTCGTCTGTGCAATTCGTATCATTGATGGAGTGTTTGATTTTGCTAACATGAAACTGGTTACCATCCCTCGGAATTCTATTGAAAATTTCACCATTCCTGTTCCTAGTGGAGAATACCGAGTGATTGCTTTTGATCTGGAGAGCAACCATTTACCAAGAATGCCCGTCTCCATGGTAGCACTCAGTCAAAACGAGATGACAGTGAACTTGATTGGTGAAG ACATTACCAGTCCACCACCCAGAGAGGGCATTAGTGCAACCAGATTAATAAACCAAGAGGTTAGTGTAATCTGTTCTGACTCTGCCCTGAATTGTATAGTCTTGTTCCAATCTACCACCATCTTGAAAAGGGTACTAGTTGGTTTCATCAACGCTTCTTCGACGTCAACTGTCATCTCCTTAAATGCCACCTTTGGTGATGGCTATGTGGTGGTGTATTCTTGGAATACTTCACAGTCTATCTTTGAAGGAGAGGTATCTCTCATTATACAACTGGATCTACCCACCACCA CTGCTCCCACTACACCTCCAACGTCTGATCCACAAACAGACCCACCTCCTCCTGATATTGAGTCTCTGCCAACATCAGTTATCGCTG CAGCTATAGCTG GTTTGGTGATTCTGCTATTGCTTGTGGTCACCACTGTTGGAACTGTCGTTGTGATTTTAAGAAAACGGAGACAAAATGAAG TTGAGGTTCCAGAGTCAGATGGAAGAGTGGATTGGTCATCAACATTTGCAGGGATTGAACAGCCCAACGAAGCTTATGCGTCAGTACTCAAGCTCAAGAAGAACATTGCCTATGAGCAGACAAAGAAACCACGGGGACAAAGGATCGATGACTCACAAGCCTCGGCAACAACAGAGGGACATTATGAGAGTATTGAGCCAGTTCATGTGTATGAGGATGTGTTGCCTCAAGGAAAAGCAAGTCATGCAAATTATGTTAACGTTAACTGA